One window from the genome of Thermus sediminis encodes:
- a CDS encoding Na+/H+ antiporter subunit C codes for MESLLALTIGALAASGVYLMLRRNLLRFILGLALLTNAVNLVILAGGRVTRGHPPLIPAGEAGLAPPFANPLPQALILTAIVIGFGLLSYALVLLYRAHEELRTLDAEAMRAAEPEEGDPEVEP; via the coding sequence ATGGAGAGCTTGCTGGCCCTTACCATTGGCGCCCTTGCGGCCAGCGGCGTCTACCTCATGCTGCGGCGCAACCTCCTGCGCTTCATCCTGGGCCTGGCCCTGCTGACCAACGCCGTCAACCTGGTCATCCTGGCCGGGGGGCGGGTCACCCGCGGCCACCCCCCTCTTATCCCCGCGGGGGAGGCCGGCCTGGCCCCCCCGTTCGCCAATCCTCTCCCCCAGGCCCTGATCTTGACGGCCATCGTCATCGGTTTCGGCCTGCTCTCCTATGCCTTGGTCCTCCTCTACCGCGCCCACGAGGAGCTCAGGACCCTGGACGCGGAGGCCATGCGGGCGGCTGAACCCGAGGAAGGGGACCCGGAGGTGGAGCCTTGA
- a CDS encoding putative monovalent cation/H+ antiporter subunit A has protein sequence MLAILLIAFLVAGLAPLLHAPLGRRTGWVLALLPLGIFAYFLTFVPRVSQGEAVVHLTPWISSLQINLSFYLDGLSLLFALLISGIGALVLVYGGGYLEGDRYLGRFYLYILLFMASMLGLVLASNLITLFVFWELTSLTSYLLIGYKHQSEKARKAALQALLVTGIGGLALLAGLILLGFMAGTFELHELLAAPTPLQEHPAYLGALVLILVGAFTKSAQFPFHFWLPGAMAAPTPVSAYLHSATMVKAGVYLLARLAPAMGGTEVWLYAVAGFGLVTAFVGSYLALCYTDLKLMLAYTTVAALGTLTFLIGLGTPEAAKAMAVFLLAHALYKAALFMGAGSVEHGSGSRDVSQLAGLGPLMPLSFAAALLAAASMAGLPPLLGFIGKEVVYESVLHQAPSLLLVALVVAKVAVVAVALLVGLKPFVGSLRAPLGQKVHEVSASMWLPPLLLALLGLGFGLFPKPVEPLLVPAAGAVLGEAVAFYLALWHGLNLVLLLSLLTLLAGVLLYWLWERLGPALRVYERLFARLPERGYELSLEAMSALAAFQTRALQSGRMPRYLLLILSFTLLLVGSTLFLREGLVGRLDLAGFSVFEWALALLVLVGSLVVATTGSRLMAVAALGVVGYAVALIFLVYGAIDVAITQIAVETLTVILLVLVLRALPKGGLDVNPRGRWRDAALAVAFGALMTALVLGVTSLPFDTRLSEWFAEASYPLARGRNIVNVILVDFRALDTLGEILVLVTAAVGVYGLLRLRARRKERGGRV, from the coding sequence GTGCTGGCGATCCTCTTGATTGCGTTCCTGGTGGCGGGGCTCGCTCCCCTGCTCCATGCCCCCTTGGGCAGGCGCACGGGCTGGGTCCTGGCCCTGCTGCCCCTGGGCATCTTCGCCTACTTCCTGACCTTTGTCCCCAGGGTGAGCCAAGGGGAGGCGGTGGTCCATCTCACCCCATGGATCAGTAGCCTCCAGATCAACTTGAGCTTTTACCTTGATGGGCTAAGCCTGCTCTTTGCCCTGCTGATCAGCGGCATCGGGGCCCTGGTCCTGGTCTACGGTGGCGGCTACCTCGAGGGGGACCGGTACCTGGGCCGCTTCTACCTGTACATCCTCCTCTTCATGGCCTCCATGCTGGGGTTGGTGCTGGCCAGCAACCTGATCACCCTCTTCGTCTTCTGGGAGCTGACCAGCCTGACCTCCTACCTCCTCATCGGCTACAAGCACCAAAGCGAAAAGGCCCGCAAGGCGGCCTTGCAGGCCCTTCTGGTCACCGGGATCGGGGGGTTGGCCCTCTTGGCCGGGCTGATCCTCTTGGGGTTCATGGCCGGTACCTTTGAGCTCCACGAGCTCCTGGCCGCCCCAACCCCCCTGCAGGAGCACCCGGCCTACCTGGGCGCCTTGGTCCTGATCCTGGTGGGGGCCTTCACCAAGTCGGCCCAGTTCCCCTTCCACTTCTGGCTTCCCGGCGCCATGGCGGCGCCCACCCCGGTCTCCGCCTACCTTCACTCGGCCACCATGGTCAAGGCCGGGGTCTACCTGCTGGCCCGCCTGGCCCCGGCCATGGGGGGGACCGAGGTCTGGCTCTACGCCGTGGCGGGCTTCGGCCTGGTCACGGCCTTTGTGGGCTCCTACCTGGCCCTCTGTTACACGGACCTCAAGCTCATGCTGGCCTACACCACGGTGGCTGCCCTGGGCACCCTGACCTTCCTCATCGGCCTCGGGACCCCAGAGGCCGCCAAGGCCATGGCGGTTTTCCTCCTGGCCCACGCCCTCTACAAGGCCGCCCTCTTCATGGGGGCCGGGTCGGTGGAGCACGGGAGCGGCTCGAGGGACGTTTCCCAGCTGGCCGGGCTGGGGCCCCTCATGCCCCTCTCCTTCGCCGCGGCCCTCTTGGCGGCCGCCTCCATGGCCGGGCTACCTCCTCTTTTGGGCTTCATCGGCAAGGAAGTTGTCTACGAGTCCGTCCTTCACCAAGCCCCCTCCCTCCTCCTGGTGGCCCTGGTGGTGGCCAAGGTGGCGGTGGTGGCCGTGGCCCTGCTGGTGGGGCTTAAGCCCTTTGTGGGCTCCCTGCGGGCGCCGCTGGGCCAGAAGGTCCACGAGGTCTCCGCGAGCATGTGGCTTCCACCTCTCCTGCTCGCCCTCCTGGGTCTGGGCTTTGGCCTCTTCCCTAAGCCGGTGGAGCCCCTGCTGGTGCCCGCGGCTGGGGCGGTTTTGGGCGAGGCCGTGGCCTTCTACCTGGCCCTCTGGCATGGCCTCAACCTCGTTTTGCTCTTGAGCCTCCTCACCCTCTTGGCGGGGGTGCTCCTCTACTGGCTCTGGGAGCGGCTCGGCCCGGCCCTGAGGGTTTACGAGAGGCTTTTCGCCCGCCTTCCGGAGCGGGGCTATGAGCTTTCCCTCGAGGCCATGAGCGCCCTCGCAGCCTTCCAGACCCGGGCGCTGCAGAGCGGGCGCATGCCCCGTTACCTCCTGCTCATCCTCTCCTTCACCCTCCTCCTCGTGGGGTCCACCCTCTTCTTGAGGGAGGGGCTCGTGGGCAGGCTGGACCTGGCCGGCTTTAGCGTTTTTGAATGGGCCCTGGCCCTCCTCGTGCTGGTCGGCTCCCTGGTGGTGGCGACCACGGGCTCGCGCCTCATGGCGGTGGCGGCCTTGGGCGTGGTCGGCTACGCCGTGGCCCTGATCTTTCTGGTGTACGGGGCCATTGACGTGGCCATCACCCAGATCGCCGTGGAAACCCTGACGGTGATCCTCCTGGTGCTGGTGCTGCGTGCCCTGCCCAAGGGGGGCCTGGACGTCAACCCTCGGGGAAGGTGGCGGGATGCGGCTTTGGCGGTGGCCTTCGGCGCTCTGATGACCGCCTTGGTCCTGGGGGTCACCAGCCTGCCCTTCGACACCCGCCTAAGCGAGTGGTTTGCCGAGGCCAGCTACCCCTTGGCCCGGGGGCGGAACATCGTCAACGTGATCCTGGTGGACTTCCGGGCCCTGGACACCCTAGGGGAGATCCTGGTCTTGGTCACGGCGGCCGTGGGCGTGTACGGCCTCCTCAGGCTGCGCGCCCGCCGCAAGGAGAGGGGGGGTCGGGTGTGA
- a CDS encoding Na+/H+ antiporter subunit B produces the protein MNSLILRTASLFLVPLMFLFSLFLLFRGHNEPGGGFVGGLVAVGSFVLYAMAYGLAEARRALRVSPVTLVAWGIFLAFVSGLLAALYGTPYLTGYWLEYPLPGGLKLKVGTPTLFDIGVFLVVVGSILTMIFALEEE, from the coding sequence GTGAACTCCCTGATCCTGCGCACCGCCAGCTTGTTCCTGGTGCCCCTGATGTTCCTCTTTTCCCTCTTCCTTCTCTTCCGGGGGCACAACGAGCCCGGGGGTGGTTTCGTGGGCGGCCTGGTAGCGGTGGGCAGCTTTGTCCTCTACGCCATGGCCTACGGCCTTGCTGAGGCCCGGCGTGCCCTCCGGGTATCCCCGGTGACCCTGGTCGCCTGGGGCATCTTCTTGGCCTTTGTCAGCGGCCTGCTGGCGGCCCTCTACGGCACCCCCTACCTGACGGGTTACTGGCTGGAGTACCCCCTTCCGGGTGGGCTCAAGCTCAAGGTGGGCACGCCCACCCTCTTTGACATAGGCGTCTTTCTGGTGGTCGTGGGGAGCATCCTCACCATGATCTTCGCCCTGGAGGAGGAGTAG
- a CDS encoding NAD(P)(+) transhydrogenase (Re/Si-specific) subunit beta → MDLIQAAYVAVAILFIVGLKRMAHPTTAKSGIVWAGLGMALAVLATFFWPGMENFALILLALLVGSVVAWWAAVKVAMTDMPQMVAIYNGMGGGAAATIAAVELLKGAFAGNPGLMTLAILGGLIGSVAFTGSLVAFAKLQGLLRARPILFPGQRVLNALALLLALVLGFSLLLNDAPLSIALFFLLALLFGVLMTLPIGGGDMPVAISFYNAFTGVAVGFEGFAIGNAALMVAGTLVGAAGTLLTVLMARAMNRSVWSVLVGGFGVEQEGGEVKGSLKPIEVEDAAVMLAYAGKVAFVPGYGMALSQAQHKVKEIADLLEARGVDVKFAIHPVAGRMPGHMNVLLAEAGVDYDKLKDLEEINPEFPTADVAVVIGANDVVNPTARRPGSPLYGMPILDVDKAKNVIVIKRGQGKGFAGVENELFYAENTRMLYGDAQKVLAELTQALKKL, encoded by the coding sequence ATGGACCTCATCCAGGCGGCCTACGTCGCCGTGGCCATCCTCTTCATCGTGGGCCTTAAGCGCATGGCCCACCCCACCACCGCCAAGAGCGGCATCGTTTGGGCGGGCTTGGGCATGGCCCTGGCGGTGCTGGCCACCTTCTTCTGGCCGGGGATGGAGAACTTCGCCCTCATCCTCCTGGCCCTCCTGGTGGGGTCGGTGGTGGCCTGGTGGGCAGCGGTGAAGGTGGCCATGACGGACATGCCCCAGATGGTGGCCATCTACAACGGCATGGGCGGGGGTGCTGCGGCCACCATCGCTGCGGTGGAGCTTTTGAAGGGGGCCTTTGCCGGCAACCCGGGCCTCATGACCCTGGCCATCCTGGGAGGGCTCATCGGCAGCGTGGCCTTCACCGGGAGCCTCGTCGCCTTTGCCAAGCTCCAGGGCCTCCTGCGGGCTCGGCCCATCCTCTTCCCAGGGCAGAGGGTGCTGAACGCCTTGGCCCTCCTCCTGGCCCTGGTCCTGGGCTTTTCCCTGCTCCTCAACGACGCCCCCTTGAGCATCGCCCTTTTCTTCCTCCTGGCCCTCCTCTTTGGTGTCCTCATGACCCTACCCATCGGCGGCGGAGACATGCCGGTGGCCATTTCCTTCTACAACGCCTTCACCGGCGTGGCCGTGGGTTTTGAGGGCTTTGCCATAGGGAACGCCGCCCTCATGGTGGCGGGCACCCTGGTGGGGGCTGCGGGTACCCTCCTCACCGTGCTCATGGCCCGGGCGATGAACCGCTCCGTGTGGAGCGTGCTGGTGGGCGGCTTCGGGGTGGAGCAGGAGGGGGGCGAGGTCAAGGGGAGCCTCAAGCCCATTGAGGTGGAGGACGCTGCGGTCATGCTGGCCTATGCGGGCAAGGTGGCCTTCGTGCCCGGGTACGGCATGGCCCTCTCCCAGGCCCAGCACAAGGTGAAGGAGATTGCCGACCTCCTCGAGGCCCGGGGGGTGGACGTGAAGTTCGCCATCCACCCGGTGGCGGGGCGGATGCCGGGGCACATGAACGTCCTCCTGGCCGAGGCCGGGGTGGACTACGACAAGCTTAAGGACCTGGAGGAGATCAACCCCGAGTTCCCCACCGCGGACGTGGCCGTGGTCATCGGGGCCAACGACGTGGTCAACCCTACCGCCCGCCGCCCCGGGAGCCCCCTTTACGGCATGCCCATCCTGGATGTGGACAAGGCCAAGAACGTCATCGTGATCAAGCGGGGCCAGGGCAAGGGCTTTGCCGGGGTGGAGAACGAGCTCTTCTACGCGGAGAATACCCGGATGCTCTACGGGGACGCCCAGAAGGTGCTTGCCGAGCTCACGCAAGCTCTGAAGAAGCTCTAA